Genomic segment of Acidobacteriota bacterium:
GCGGGTGCCGAGCGTGATCCGGCTGGTGGAATATCGCAGGATCCCGCACCAGACGCGGGCGCTCTCGCGGAAGAATATCCTGCTGCGCGATCGCAACACCTGCCAGTACTGCTTGCGCATCCTGCCGGCGGCCGAGCTCACCCTCGACCACGTGATCCCGCGCTCGCGCGGCGGGCTCTCCACCTGGGAAAACCTGGTGGCGTGCTGCCAGGAGTGCAATCGGACCAAAGGGAACCAACTGCTGCATGAGGCGGGGCTGAAGCTGACGCGCGAGCCGCGGGCGTTCACCCTGCATACTTCGCGACACATCATGCGGATGATCGGACGCAGCGACGCCAAGTGGCGTAAATACCTTTTTTATTGAGGGTCGCCGCAACGGCGGCGGACCGCGCCTGCGTCGCCCCTCGCGCTCTGCTTGCCCGCCGCGGCGGGCTCGCTCCCCGCTCACCCCACCGTGAATCTTCAACTTTCTGAGGGATGGCCGATCCGGCGATCCCTCACTCGTTACCCTCCAAGAAAAGCGCTCGAGGCTAGC
This window contains:
- a CDS encoding HNH endonuclease, with the protein product MHQPVLVLNASYEPINICAARRAIVLVLKGVAMTEEENGHYLHAARIAMRVPSVIRLVEYRRIPHQTRALSRKNILLRDRNTCQYCLRILPAAELTLDHVIPRSRGGLSTWENLVACCQECNRTKGNQLLHEAGLKLTREPRAFTLHTSRHIMRMIGRSDAKWRKYLFY